The Onychomys torridus chromosome 4, mOncTor1.1, whole genome shotgun sequence genome includes a window with the following:
- the Camsap1 gene encoding calmodulin-regulated spectrin-associated protein 1 isoform X3 — protein MADSLYNIRLLREFSNEHLNKCFYLTLEDMLYAPLVLKPNVMVFIAELFWWFENVKPDFVQPRDIQELKDAKTVLQQKSSRPPVPISNATKRSFLGSPADLAPPTQPLPEGSHRYHLHSEEPECLGKGASTFSPSHPLLPLRQKQQKVSQAEDIPDQRHRSNSLTRVDGQPRGAAVAWPDKKNRPVSQPTPFALHHTASCDVDPSSGDSVSLARSISKDSLASNIIHLTPQNQPHPSAGKTNGKSLLSNVNIEDEEEELVAIIRTDVSPHSPEVSRTSPQAPGLVASVRSPQRQIDTLESKPDSFYLEPLMPAVLRPAKEKQIITKEDERGEGRPRTIMAKRPSEGSQPLVRKKVTGSHGSRDLNRTFTPIPCSEFAASIDPTEVGPESAEAAGEGQPLAMGRFDPLPQGQAADGFFLHVGRPEEDEGRWYVGSQSPSSHDSEPWTILRQDSDSDVVDVEDAEQDFIGEGHPMVIPRYAGEEESAKLQEDMKVKEHEDKDDASGRSSPCLSTTSQLSSMSMASGSVKMTSFAERKLQRLNSCETKSSTSSSQKTTPDASESCPAPLTTWRQKREQSPGRHSKDPASLLASELVQLHMQLEEKRRAIEAQKKKMEALSARQRLKLGKAAFLHVVKKGKADGAPQPLRPEHFTKEFTQHNGEDLDDGTCKAEGFLVKEDQRDLSESQDVAFVQLHKSRDPASLHDGEKHRVISAALLEDSVGEVDVNECDLSIEKLNETISTLQQAILKISQQQEQLLMKSPTVPTPGAKNNCQDQKVKAPVHFVEPLSPTGVPGHRKPPRLGQGRNSRPGRPAELKVPKDRQQGCSRSKTPTPSMETLSHPRSLPPNTHPRSPCDPGGEPPEKSLFDSYRLHDESNHRTFVPSSCKDANIVSEQMNFKEGLETSVKEAGLSSSAIAGKEHALMEEPLRSKASLIEVDLSDLKAPDEDGEVVGHESSVELGGDGDQKPGVGFFFKDEQKAEDELAKKRAAFLLKQQRKAEEARARKQQLEAEVELKRDEARRKAEEDRLRKEEEKARRELIKQEYLRRKQQQALEEQGLGKPKSKPKKPRPKSVHREESCSDSGTKCSSTPDNLSRTHSGSSLSLASAATTEPESIHSGGTPSHRVESLEALPILSRNPSRSTDRDWETASAASSLASVAEYTGPKLFKEPSSKSNKPIIHNAISHCCLAGKVNEPHKNSILEELEKCDANHYIILFRDAGCQFRALYCYQPDTEEIYKLTGTGPKSITKKMIDKLYKYSSDRKQFNLIPAKTMSVSVDALTIHNHLWQPKRPTVPKKTQTRK, from the exons ATGGCCGACAGCCTGTATAACATCCGGCTTCTGAGGGAGTTTTCTAATGAGCATCTGAACAAGTGTTTCTATCTCACCCTGGAGGATATGCTGTACGCTCCCCTCGTGCTGAAG CCGAACGTTATGGTTTTTATTGCTGAGCTCTTCTGGTGGTTTGAGAACGTCAAACCAGATTTCGTTCAGCCCCGAGATATTCAAGAGCTGAAGGATG CTAAAACAGTGTTACAGCAGAAGAGCAGCCGACCTCCTGTCCCGATTTCCAACGCAACCAAACGCAGTTTCCTGGGTAGTCCCGCTGACCTGGCACCACCCACTCAACCTCTCCCTGAAGGCAGCCATCGGTACCACCTCCACTCAGAAGAGCCTGAGTGTCT tgggAAAGGAGCTTCCACATTTAGTCCATCGCATCCTTTGTTGCCACTGAGGCAGAAACAGCAAAAGGTGTCACAGGCAGAGGACATCCCTG ATCAGCGACACAGATCGAATTCTTTAACTCGGGTTGATGGTCAGCCCCGAGGTGCAGCAGTAGCATGGCCAGATAAAAAAAACAG GCCTGTGTCCCAGCCAACACCCTTTGCTCTCCATCACACTGCCAGTTGTGATGTGGACCCCAGCTCTGGTGACAGTGTCAGCTTGGCCCGCTCTATCAGTAAAGATAGCTTGGCATCCAACATTATCCACCTGACCCCACAGAACCAACCCCATCCTTCAGCTGGAAAGACCAATGGGAAAAGCCTCCTGAGCAATGTCAACattgaggatgaggaggaagaactTGTGGCTATCATCAGGACAGATGTGTCTCCCCATTCCCCAGAAGTCTCCAGGACCTCACCTCAGGccccaggcctggtggcaagtgTCAGGTCTCCCCAGAGACAGATTGACACTTTGGAGAGTAAGCCTGACAGTTTTTACTTAGAGCCCCTGATGCCAGCAGTACTTCGGCCAGCCAAAGAGAAGCAGATCATCACTAAGGAAGATGAGCGTGGAGAAGGGAGGCCAAGGACCATCATGGCGAAGAGGCCCAGTGAGGGCTCCCAGCCTCTGGTACGGAAGAAAGTGACTGGTAGCCATGGCAGTCGTGACCTGAACAGGACTTTCACCCCAATTCCTTGTTCAGAATTTGCTGCAAGTATTGATCCTACAGAGGTAGGACCAGAGTCAGCAGAAGCTGCAGGAGAAGGGCAACCTCTAGCCATGGGTAGATTTGATCCATTACCTCAGGGGCAGGCTGCTGATGGCTTCTTCCTCCATGTAGGCAGGCCTGAGGAAGATGAGGGGAGGTGGTATGTTGGTTCACAGAGTCCCAGCTCCCACGACTCAGAACCCTGGACTATCCTGAGGCAGGACTCTGACTCCGATGTGGTAGATGTAGAGGATGCAGAGCAGGATTTCATTGGTGAGGGCCATCCTATGGTTATCCCCAGATACGCTGGTGAGGAGGAATCGGCTAAACTACAAGAGGATATGAAGGTAAAGGAACACGAAGACAAGGATGATGCCAGTGGCCGCTCAAGCCCATGTCTGAGCACGACCTCTCAGCTCAGCAGCATGTCCATGGCAAGTGGAAGTGTGAAGATGACCAGCTTTGCCGAAAGGAAGCTCCAGCGGCTCAACAGCTGTGAGACCAAGTCCAGCACCAGCAGCTCCCAGAAGACCACCCCAGATGCATCTGAAAGCTGCCCGGCCCCTCTGACGACATGGcgccagaagagggagcagagccCTGGCAGGCACAGCAAGGACCCTGCcagtcttctggcttctgagctGGTGCAGCTGCACATGCAGCTGGAGGAGAAGCGCAGGGCCATTGAAGCCCAGAAGAAAAAGATGGAGGCGCTGTCTGCACGGCAGCGGCTGAAACTGGGCAAGGCAGCCTTTCTGCATGTGGTGAAGAAGGGGAAGGCTGATGGTGCCCCACAGCCTCTGAGGCCCGAACACTTCACTAAGGAGTTCACACAGCACAACGGGGAGGACTTGGATGATGGCACTTGTAAAGCTGAAGGGTTCCTTGTCAAAGAAGATCAGAGAGATCTCAGTGAGTCTCAGGATGTGGCGTTTGTACAGCTACATAAATCCAGGGACCCGGCTTCTCTGCATGATGGAGAGAAGCACAGAGTGATTTCTGCTGCTCTCTTAGAGGACAGTGTTGGCGAGGTAGATGTGAATGAGTGTGACCTGTCTATTGAAAAGCTGAATGAGACCATCAGTACGCTGCAACAGGCTATACTGAAGATCTCCCAGCAGCAGGAGCAACTTCTCATGAAGTCCCCCACAGTGCCAACCCCAGGCGCTAAAAATAACTGCCAGGACCAAAAGGTAAAGGCCCCAGTCCACTTTGTTGAGCCACTCTCTCCAACTGGTGTGCCTGGCCACCGCAAACCCCCACGGCTTGGCCAGGGCCGGAACTCCCGTCCGGGAAGGCCAGCTGAACTGAAGGTTCCAAAAGACAGGCAGCAGGGTTGTTCCCGGAGCAAAACACCAACACCCAGTATGGAGACACTTTCACATCCTCGGTCTTTGCCCCCAAACACCCATCCACGGTCACCCTGCGACCCAGGTGGGGAACCCCCTGAGAAGAGTCTCTTTGACAGTTATAGGCTCCATGATGAGAGCAACCATCGGACATTTGTCCCATCCTCTTGCAAAGATGCAAACATTGTATCAGAACAGATGAACTTTAAGGAGGGTCTGGAGACAAGTGTCAAAGAGGCAGGGCTGAGCTCCTCTGCCATCGCAGGCAAAGAACACGCACTTATGGAAGAGCCGCTGAGGAGCAAGGCCAGCCTCATTGAGGTGGACCTCTCTGACCTGAAGGCCCCGGATGAGGATGGAGAGGTGGTTGGCCATGAAAGCTCGGTGGAGCTTGGCGGAGATGGCGACCAGAAACCTGGGGTTGGTTTCTTCTTCAAG GATGAACAGAAGGCAGAAGATGAGCTTGCTAAGAAGAGGGCAGCCTTCCTTCTGAAACAGCAGCGCAAGGCCGAAGAGGCTCGTGCACGCAAGCAGCAGCTGGAGGCCGAAGTGGAACTCAAGCGAGATGAAGCCCG GCGTAAGGCTGAAGAGGATCGGCTacggaaggaggaggagaaggctcgGCGAGAGCTTATTAAACAAGAATACTTAcggaggaagcagcagcaggccTTGGAGGAGCAAGGACTTGGCAAGCCTAAATCGAAGCCTAAAAAGCCTCGGCCAAAGTCAGTTCACCGAGAAGAGTCCTGCAGTGACTCTGGAACCAAGTGTTCTTCCACCC CTGATAACTTGAGCCGCACTCACTCTGGCTCCAGCTTATCCTTGGCGTCTGCAGCAACAACAGAGCCTGAGAGCATTCATTCAGGGGGGACACCTTCTCACCG AGTTGAATCACTGGAAGCCTTACCCATCCTGAGCCGCAACCCCAGTAGGAGCACAGACCGAGACTGGGAGACTGCATCGGCAGCTtcctctttggcctctgtggcTGAGTACACAG GTCCTAAACTCTTTAAGGAGCCCAGTAGCAAATCAAACAAACCAATTATTCACAATGCCATCTCCCACTGCTGTCTGGCTGGAAAAGTGAATGAACCTCACAAGAATTCAATATTGGAG GAGCTGGAGAAGTGTGATGCCAACCACTACATCATTCTGTTCCGAGATGCAGGGTGCCAGTTCAGGGCGCTTTACTGCTACCAACCTGACACTGAAGAAATCTACAAACTCACTGGCACGGGGCCAAAGAGCATCACCAAGAAGATGATTGACAAACTGTATAAATACAGCTCAGACCGAAAGCAGTTTAACCTGATCCCAGCCAAGACCATGTCCGTCAGTGTGGATGCACTCACAATCCATAACCACTTGTGGCAGCCCAAGCGGCCCACAGTGCCAAAGAAAACCCAGACTCGTAAGTGA